CTTTTCGATGCCTTTAATGGCTGTTGTTTGTGCTGTCCGCTGTAATGTGCCCTCACGAAGCGTAAAAACATGTTCATGGTGCAGTGACTCATGATGTAAATCCTGCACAAGTGCCCTCGCATGTTCAGTTGTTGGCACACGGTACCAATTCCCTTGCGGATAAGCAATGACAACACATGCATCCTTACATCTGCCATTACAACGTGTCCGGGTTGTATGTATTTTTTTATCAAGTGCCTGCACCTGTATCTCATCACGAATGGCTTGCGTAATTTCCTCTGCTTCTTTTTTCATACAGCTACTGCCATTACAAATAAAAAGATGTGTCTGCATCCCCTCTAAATTCCAAGTAGTCATCGTTGTTCTCCCCTCAATACGTTTAGGAACAAGAAAAACCTTTACTCTAATCGAAGAGTAAAGGTTTTGTAGAAGCCAAATAAAGTCGAATAAATTACAGGTATTCGCCTTTGCTTCAACTTCTCCCTCCGAAAAGTTTGCATGCATCATTCCATAAGCAGGTTTCCTGACTTAAGCTTCCATTTACTTTCGCGCCTTCCCAAGTTTGCACTAGTGGCATTTGCGATTTCATCAGCTATTACAGTAGCGGGGGCTGTATTGGACTTTCACCAATTTCCCTATTATCTTGAAAATATTCAAGCACTTATGTATGTTTTTATATCAAATTTGTATGTTTAACATGAATTTAAAACTGTCTCTATCATATCTTAAAATTTTAAAATTACAATATTTCTCTCTAAAATTGTGACATTTTCATTAAAATTTCATCAAAAAATTCGTAGAAAAAAGAAAAATTTCTCTTTTATTTTATCAGAATTTTCTAGATTGTACCTCAATTTTAAAAATTTTTTCTAAAAAAAGATAGCACCATGATGGAAAATTATGTTACACTTTGTCGTGAAATCTCACAACTTCATCTTTTTTCGGTGCGAAGTGCTTATCATTTCGCTTAAAAGGGAAGCCGGTTCAAGTCCGGCGCGGTCCCGCCACTGTACTAGGGAGTTTTATAGAGAATGTCACTGTCCAACGGATGGGAAGGCCTATAAAATGAGGAACTAAAGCCAGGAGACCTGCCGAAAAGAATGTGAACGTTTCAACCTACGAGGATAGGTGTGCGGCTTAGTAGAATCGAATTCTATTTGTTTTAGCTATGCACTTTTCCCATGGAGAAGTGTTTTTTATTTTTCGCACGCTAATTCAAAAACTATATGTAAGGAGGAGAAGTTTTGAAATTCTCAGGCTGGAAGCTTAGTTATTTCTTATTGGCATTTTTATTTGTGCCAAATCGTGCATTCGCCATGCATATAATGGAGGGCTTTTTACCAATTGAGTGGGCCATTTTCTGGTGGGTTGTATCTATTCCATTTATTATTTTAGGATTACGTTCAATTCGTAAAACGATCGATGCAAACCCTGAAACAAAAATGATTTTAGGACTATCAGGTGCCTTTGCCTTCGTCTTATCAGCATTAAAAATTCCTTCAGTAACTGGAAGCTGCTCGCATCCAACAGGAGTTGGACTCGGTACAGTTCTTTTTGGTCCATTAGCAATGAGTGTAATCGGAACAATTGTATTATTATTCCAAGCTTTACTTTTAGCGCATGGAGGGCTTACAACTTTAGGAGCAAATGCCTTTTCTATGGCAGTAGTTGGTCCAATTATTGCTTATTATGTATTTAAAGGCTCGCAAAAAATGGGTCTTTCATTTTCTTTAGCTGTGTTTTTAGCTGCTATGCTTGGTGACTTAGGTACATATATTGTCACTTCTGTTCAATTAGCTCTTGCTTTCCCTTCTGAGGTTGGTGGCTTTATGGCGTCATTCACAAAATTTGCAGGTATTTTTGCATTAACACAAATCCCTCTTGCTGTTAGTGAAGGGATTTTAACCGTAGTCGTGATGAACTTCTTGAAAAAATACAATGTGAGCGAATTAAAAGCATTACATGTTTTTTCAACAAAGGAGGCACATTAGAATGAAAAAAAACTTATTACTGCTAGCTATCGTTGTGTTATTAGCAATTATCCCTCTATTCATTCAAAAGGGTGCAGAATTCGAAGGAGCAGATGGTGAAGCAGAGGCAGCAATCGGTGAAATAAATGCTGACTACGAACCATGGTTTGAAAGCTTATGGGAACCACCAAGTGGAGAAATTGAAAGCCTACTATTTGCACTACAAGCTGCTATAGGTGCTGGATTTATCGGATACTTTATTGGCTTAATGCGCGGCAAACATAAAGAAAGTTAAGTATGTTACTCATTGATAAGTATGCATATATGAATAAGCTAGCGTCTGTTCATCCGCTAGAAAAAATGTTGTTTTCTTTTGGACTATTATTATTGTCGCTTATCATGAGAGATGAACGAATTTCACTCATTACATTTATTGTAATGAGTGCTTTTATCATTATAGGCGCTAAAATCCCTGTGAAATATTATTTAAAACTATTATTGTTACCCGGATTTTTTTTACTATCTAGCTTACTATCTATTCTAATTTCAATAGCCCCAGCGGCTAACGAATTACCTGCACATATTTGGGCATTTTCTTTCAATGATTGGACAATTTTTGTGGGCAATGCAAGCTTAGTTACAGCAAAGCAACTTTTTTTCATCGTTCTAGGCAGTGTCAGTTGTTTATATTTTTTAATCCTAACAACATCTGTACAGTCTATTTGTCATGTGTTACGACAATGTAGAATTCCTGCCCTGTTTGTTGAACTAGTGGAATTAACATATCGATTTATTTTTATTTTTTTAGACAGTATGCAAAAAATTCATCTTGCTCAGCAGGCACGACTTGGTTATCACTCACCTGCCCAGTGGCTACGCTCTATATCTATGCTTATTGCCGCATTATTTGCTGAAATGTTCCAACGAAGCCGTGAACTTAATAATGCCATGCAAGCACGAGGTGGCGAAACGGTCTATTGGCAGGAGAATGCAACCTATAGCATGAAAAACTGGCTAGGTATTGCAGCTATCTTACTATTCCTCATCGTGTATGGAGGGTTTTTCTAATGACCACAGACTTTTACTTTGAACTAAATCAGCTTTCTTACGCCTATGCAGATGGGACACACGCCCTAACAGATATTACACTCCAAATTCCGAAGGGCAAAAAAATTGCCTTACTTGGTCATAATGGAGCGGGAAAATCTACATTATTTCAGCATCTCAATGGCATTCTTAAACCAACTACTGGAACGATAGCCTTTTGTGGCGAGGAGCTACATTATAGTAGAAAAGCATTAAAAGAGTTACGTCAACAGGTTGGCATTGTTTTTCAGGATGCAGACAATCAGCTGTTTTCTGGTACAGTAAAGCAGGATATTGCATTTGGACCTTTGAACCTCGGCTGGACAACTACAAAAATAGAGGAAAAAATGGCTTGGGCAGTTGCACAAACAGAGGTGGAAGCATTACTCGATAAACCAATACATTTTTTAAGTGTGGGTCAGAAAAAACGGGTAGCCGTGGCAGGCGTACTAGCAATGGAGCCATCTGTTTTACTATTGGACGAGCCAACCGCAGGACTCGATAATTATTATGCTGCACAAGTTTTGCAATATTTAGCGAAATTAGAAAACGGAAATCGCACCATTTTATTGGCCACCCATGACATCCCATTAGCCTATGAATGGGCAGATCAAATAATCGTTATGGAAGGTGGAAAAATCATCTATAATGGGGACCCTGTTGAGATGTTTTATCAGGAGGATTTACTGCAACGTGCTCATCTGGAACGTCCCTGGGTCTTTGAAATGGCGCTTGCTTTACAAAGTAAAAAATTATTGAAAGAAAACATTAAGTTACCTCGTTCAAAAGAAGATTTACAGAAACTAATTGAGCTAATTTGAGGGTTTGTATCTGAGTTGTTTTTTAGAAAATTGAAGTACTTTGCTTTGGTACCCTAGCTTTTTCTTGGGGGATGTTAGCTCTTTGGCGTCTACCTGAGCAAGTCTTAAGGGAAGACGAGCTCTTTGGTATCTCACCTGCGCGTGTTTTGAGGGAGCCGAGCTCTTTGGCTTTTCACCTAAGCGAGTATTAGGCGAAGACGAGCTCTTTGGCTTTTCATCTGAGCGAGGTTTGAGGGGAGCTAGGCTCTTTGCCTTCTCACCTGAGCGTATTTTGAAGGAAGCTGAGCTCTTTGACTTCTCACCCGAGCGAATTTTGAAGGAAGCCGAGCTCTTTGACTTCTCACCCGAGCGAATTTTGAAGGAA
This genomic stretch from Lysinibacillus pakistanensis harbors:
- a CDS encoding (2Fe-2S) ferredoxin domain-containing protein, translated to MTTWNLEGMQTHLFICNGSSCMKKEAEEITQAIRDEIQVQALDKKIHTTRTRCNGRCKDACVVIAYPQGNWYRVPTTEHARALVQDLHHESLHHEHVFTLREGTLQRTAQTTAIKGIEKVKEG
- a CDS encoding energy-coupling factor ABC transporter permease, with amino-acid sequence MKFSGWKLSYFLLAFLFVPNRAFAMHIMEGFLPIEWAIFWWVVSIPFIILGLRSIRKTIDANPETKMILGLSGAFAFVLSALKIPSVTGSCSHPTGVGLGTVLFGPLAMSVIGTIVLLFQALLLAHGGLTTLGANAFSMAVVGPIIAYYVFKGSQKMGLSFSLAVFLAAMLGDLGTYIVTSVQLALAFPSEVGGFMASFTKFAGIFALTQIPLAVSEGILTVVVMNFLKKYNVSELKALHVFSTKEAH
- a CDS encoding energy-coupling factor ABC transporter substrate-binding protein — translated: MKKNLLLLAIVVLLAIIPLFIQKGAEFEGADGEAEAAIGEINADYEPWFESLWEPPSGEIESLLFALQAAIGAGFIGYFIGLMRGKHKES
- the cbiQ gene encoding cobalt ECF transporter T component CbiQ, with translation MLLIDKYAYMNKLASVHPLEKMLFSFGLLLLSLIMRDERISLITFIVMSAFIIIGAKIPVKYYLKLLLLPGFFLLSSLLSILISIAPAANELPAHIWAFSFNDWTIFVGNASLVTAKQLFFIVLGSVSCLYFLILTTSVQSICHVLRQCRIPALFVELVELTYRFIFIFLDSMQKIHLAQQARLGYHSPAQWLRSISMLIAALFAEMFQRSRELNNAMQARGGETVYWQENATYSMKNWLGIAAILLFLIVYGGFF
- a CDS encoding energy-coupling factor ABC transporter ATP-binding protein; this encodes MTTDFYFELNQLSYAYADGTHALTDITLQIPKGKKIALLGHNGAGKSTLFQHLNGILKPTTGTIAFCGEELHYSRKALKELRQQVGIVFQDADNQLFSGTVKQDIAFGPLNLGWTTTKIEEKMAWAVAQTEVEALLDKPIHFLSVGQKKRVAVAGVLAMEPSVLLLDEPTAGLDNYYAAQVLQYLAKLENGNRTILLATHDIPLAYEWADQIIVMEGGKIIYNGDPVEMFYQEDLLQRAHLERPWVFEMALALQSKKLLKENIKLPRSKEDLQKLIELI